One Mesorhizobium loti genomic window carries:
- a CDS encoding fosmidomycin resistance protein translates to MPAGVPAKKTTEPALTDTTAARVAPPASASHTSAQATAFTVILAVSFCHCINDIMQSLLSAIYPLLKQNYGLDFWQIGLLTFTFQVTASLLQPVIGMITDKRPMPYSLPYGMASSLIGLIVLAYAGHYYLLLIGASLIGIGSAIFHPESSRIARFASGGRFGLAQSLFQVGGNFGQSMGPLLAAFIVVPFGQTSIAWFAVGSLIGIVVLWQVGGWYSRLRAAQGTRKAASFVSPFPRRKVMNALIVLTLLVLSKNAYIASLASYYTFYSIHKFGVSVQMSQVMLFLFLGASALGILLGGPFGDRYGQKAMIWFSIVGVLPFTLALPYANLEWTMVLTVLIGLILSSAFSNIVVFAQELVPGRVGMIAGIFFGFAFGMGGIAAAVLGVVADMKGIDFVFQVCSYLPLLGLLTVFLPNMKEARKAQAAA, encoded by the coding sequence TTGCCCGCGGGCGTGCCCGCCAAAAAGACCACGGAGCCTGCCTTGACCGATACGACAGCCGCCAGAGTCGCGCCACCCGCGAGCGCCAGTCACACTTCCGCTCAGGCGACGGCCTTCACCGTCATCCTGGCGGTGAGTTTCTGCCATTGCATCAACGACATCATGCAGTCGCTGCTATCGGCCATCTATCCCTTGCTGAAACAGAATTACGGCCTCGATTTCTGGCAGATCGGCCTGTTGACCTTCACCTTCCAGGTGACGGCGTCGCTGCTGCAGCCGGTGATCGGCATGATCACCGACAAGCGGCCGATGCCCTATTCGCTGCCCTATGGCATGGCCTCGTCGCTGATCGGCCTGATCGTGCTGGCCTATGCCGGGCACTACTATCTGCTTTTGATCGGCGCCTCGCTGATCGGCATCGGCTCGGCGATCTTCCATCCCGAATCCTCGCGCATTGCCCGCTTCGCCTCGGGCGGCCGGTTTGGCCTGGCGCAGTCGCTGTTCCAGGTTGGCGGCAATTTCGGCCAGTCGATGGGGCCGCTGCTGGCCGCCTTCATCGTCGTGCCCTTCGGCCAGACCAGCATCGCCTGGTTCGCCGTCGGCTCGCTGATCGGCATCGTCGTTCTGTGGCAGGTCGGTGGCTGGTACAGCCGCTTGCGCGCCGCGCAAGGCACCCGTAAGGCGGCAAGCTTCGTCTCGCCCTTCCCGCGCCGCAAGGTGATGAACGCATTGATCGTGCTGACCCTGCTGGTGTTGAGCAAGAACGCCTACATCGCCAGTCTCGCCAGCTACTACACCTTCTACTCCATCCATAAGTTCGGGGTTTCGGTGCAGATGAGCCAGGTGATGCTGTTCCTGTTCCTCGGCGCCTCGGCGCTGGGCATCCTGCTCGGCGGTCCGTTCGGCGACCGCTACGGACAGAAGGCGATGATCTGGTTTTCAATCGTCGGCGTGCTGCCCTTCACGCTGGCGCTGCCCTACGCCAATTTGGAATGGACGATGGTGCTGACGGTGCTGATCGGGCTGATCCTGTCATCGGCCTTCTCCAATATCGTCGTCTTCGCGCAGGAACTGGTACCCGGCCGCGTCGGCATGATCGCCGGCATCTTCTTCGGCTTCGCCTTCGGCATGGGCGGTATCGCAGCCGCCGTGCTCGGCGTCGTCGCCGACATGAAGGGCATCGATTTCGTCTTCCAGGTCTGTTCGTATCTGCCGCTGCTCGGGCTGCTGACGGTGTTCCTGCCCAACATGAAGGAAGCGAGGAAGGCCCAGGCCGCGGCCTAA
- a CDS encoding AraC family transcriptional regulator translates to MPHGREIFRAGNADLGQLHQSRWQWLEEVAGPAVALPTEYPDGYHVPQHRHSRSQLLHALVGVVLVTTRHGRWMVPPDHAMWIPAGIEHSVEMLGDVSMRSVYVMPGAIPGLPEGLRVVGVTELMHSLIVESEKLPQGGELEGRGGLIMKLLLHEIPTLPERPLGLPFPSDPRLAMLCRRFVAAPSPHATIDEWADAAGMSRRSFTRAFQRQTGLSLSTWRQQACLFAALPRLADGEPITRVALDLGYDSVPAFITMFKRMLGSSPRGYMRGARDNGESVRRPNVPARLEGPVA, encoded by the coding sequence ATGCCACATGGCAGGGAAATCTTCCGCGCCGGCAATGCCGATCTCGGCCAATTGCACCAGAGCCGCTGGCAATGGCTGGAGGAGGTTGCCGGGCCGGCGGTGGCGTTACCGACCGAATATCCCGACGGTTACCACGTGCCGCAACACCGCCACAGCCGCAGCCAGTTGCTGCACGCGCTGGTCGGCGTCGTGCTGGTGACGACGCGGCACGGGCGCTGGATGGTGCCGCCAGACCACGCGATGTGGATTCCGGCCGGCATCGAGCATTCGGTCGAGATGCTGGGCGATGTCTCGATGCGCTCGGTCTATGTCATGCCAGGCGCGATTCCCGGCCTGCCGGAAGGCTTGCGCGTCGTCGGCGTTACCGAGCTGATGCACAGCCTGATCGTGGAATCGGAGAAACTGCCGCAAGGCGGCGAGCTGGAAGGGCGCGGCGGGTTGATCATGAAGCTGTTGCTGCATGAGATCCCGACCTTGCCGGAACGGCCGCTCGGCCTGCCATTCCCGTCCGATCCAAGGCTGGCGATGCTGTGCCGGCGCTTCGTCGCGGCACCTTCGCCGCATGCGACGATCGACGAATGGGCTGACGCCGCCGGCATGAGCCGGCGCTCCTTCACGCGCGCCTTCCAGCGCCAGACCGGCCTGTCGCTGTCGACATGGCGCCAGCAGGCCTGCCTGTTCGCGGCGCTGCCGCGGCTCGCCGATGGCGAGCCGATCACCCGGGTGGCGCTCGACTTGGGCTATGACAGTGTGCCGGCCTTCATCACCATGTTCAAGCGCATGCTGGGCTCCTCGCCGCGCGGCTATATGCGCGGCGCGCGCGACAATGGCGAAAGTGTTCGTCGGCCAAACGTGCCGGCGCGGCTGGAAGGTCCTGTAGCCTAG
- a CDS encoding lipoprotein: protein MRRSHVTTVSLLVALALAACTNAKDVLEPSAITPPAASAQPAPVAPGSTAATAPTPSTAAPATTTAGAATTTAPLTSAQSAAILSKTRLQIAPIVGASVEAATPLTAELQTRAKQRGITLAGSADQTATHVLKGYFSAISEGKDTTVIYVWDVYDPSGNRLHRINGQMKAPSVNSGAGAGADSWKAVSPATMQAIADQTIDQFAAFLGGKAG, encoded by the coding sequence ATGAGACGATCGCATGTGACGACCGTGTCATTGCTTGTGGCATTGGCTCTGGCTGCCTGCACCAACGCAAAGGACGTTCTCGAACCTTCCGCCATCACCCCGCCGGCGGCCTCCGCACAGCCCGCGCCGGTAGCGCCGGGCAGTACGGCGGCCACGGCTCCCACCCCCTCAACAGCTGCGCCCGCCACCACAACGGCCGGAGCCGCAACCACCACCGCACCGCTCACCTCGGCCCAAAGCGCTGCTATCCTGTCGAAGACCCGGCTGCAGATCGCACCGATCGTCGGCGCTTCGGTGGAAGCCGCCACTCCGCTGACTGCGGAACTGCAGACGCGCGCCAAGCAGCGTGGAATTACACTTGCCGGCAGCGCCGACCAGACCGCGACCCATGTGCTGAAGGGCTATTTCTCGGCGATTTCGGAGGGCAAGGACACCACCGTCATCTATGTCTGGGACGTCTACGATCCCTCGGGTAACCGCCTGCACCGCATCAACGGCCAGATGAAGGCGCCATCGGTCAATTCCGGCGCCGGCGCGGGCGCCGACAGCTGGAAGGCGGTCTCGCCGGCCACCATGCAGGCGATCGCCGACCAGACCATCGACCAGTTCGCGGCATTTCTGGGCGGCAAGGCCGGCTAG
- a CDS encoding alpha/beta hydrolase: protein MASQTKSGSGSGTITTKDGTQIFYKDWGTGQPIVFHHGWPLSSDDWDAQMLFFLAQGYRVIAHDRRGHGRSTQTDIGNEMDTYAADVAELAAYLDLKNAIHVGHSTGGGEVARYVAKYGSGGRVAKAVLIGAVPPIMLKTAANPGGLPIEVFDGFRAAQAANRAQFFRDVPAGPFYGFNRPGAEVSQGVIDNWWRQGMMGGTKAHYDCIKAFSETDFTEDLKAIDVPVLVMHGDDDQIVPIADSALLSIKLLKKGELKVYKGFPHGMATTHADVINADLLAFFKA, encoded by the coding sequence AGATTTTCTACAAGGACTGGGGAACCGGTCAGCCCATCGTCTTCCATCATGGCTGGCCGTTGAGCAGCGACGACTGGGATGCCCAGATGCTGTTCTTCCTGGCACAGGGCTACCGCGTCATCGCCCATGATCGGCGCGGCCATGGCCGCTCGACCCAGACGGATATCGGCAATGAGATGGACACCTATGCGGCCGATGTGGCTGAACTGGCGGCGTATCTCGACCTCAAGAATGCCATCCATGTTGGCCATTCGACCGGCGGCGGCGAGGTGGCGCGCTATGTCGCCAAGTACGGCTCGGGCGGCCGTGTCGCCAAGGCGGTGCTGATTGGTGCTGTGCCGCCGATCATGCTCAAGACGGCTGCCAATCCCGGCGGCCTGCCGATCGAGGTCTTCGATGGTTTTCGCGCTGCCCAGGCAGCCAACCGCGCCCAGTTCTTCCGCGACGTTCCGGCCGGGCCTTTCTACGGCTTCAACCGTCCGGGCGCCGAAGTCTCGCAAGGGGTCATCGACAATTGGTGGCGCCAGGGCATGATGGGGGGCACCAAGGCGCATTATGATTGCATCAAGGCCTTCTCGGAAACCGACTTCACCGAGGATCTGAAGGCAATCGACGTGCCGGTGCTGGTCATGCATGGCGACGACGACCAGATCGTCCCGATCGCCGACTCGGCGCTCTTGTCGATCAAGCTGCTCAAGAAGGGCGAGCTCAAGGTCTACAAGGGCTTCCCGCATGGCATGGCGACAACTCATGCCGACGTCATCAACGCCGACCTTCTGGCCTTCTTCAAGGCCTAG
- a CDS encoding ribose-phosphate pyrophosphokinase, which yields MKLFAGNSNRVLAEAVARYLNIPLGKASVRRFADQEIFVEIQENVRGEDVFILQSTSFPTNDHLMELLIMIDAFMRSSAKRITAVIPYFGYARQDRRASGRTPISAKLVANMITRAGVDRVLTLDLHAGQIQGFFDIPTDNLFSVPVMARDVKAKYKQLGNVVVVSPDIGGVVRARALAKRFDAQLAIVDKRRERPGESEVMNIIGAVAGKDCLLIDDIVDSGGTLCNAADALLANGATSVTAYITHGVLSGGAVARISGSKLQELVITDSIQPTQGVLDAPNIRVISIADLMGEAISRTATEESVSSLFD from the coding sequence ATGAAACTCTTCGCGGGCAATTCCAACAGGGTGCTGGCCGAAGCGGTCGCCCGCTATCTCAACATCCCGCTGGGCAAGGCCAGCGTCAGGCGCTTCGCCGACCAGGAAATCTTTGTCGAAATCCAGGAAAACGTGCGCGGCGAGGATGTCTTCATCCTCCAGTCGACCTCATTCCCGACCAACGATCACCTGATGGAACTGCTCATCATGATCGACGCCTTCATGCGCTCCTCGGCCAAGCGCATCACGGCGGTGATTCCCTATTTCGGTTATGCCAGGCAGGATCGCCGGGCATCGGGCCGCACGCCGATCTCGGCCAAGCTGGTCGCCAACATGATCACCCGCGCCGGCGTCGACCGCGTTTTGACGCTCGACCTGCATGCCGGCCAGATCCAGGGCTTCTTTGACATCCCGACCGACAATCTGTTTTCCGTGCCGGTAATGGCTCGCGACGTGAAGGCCAAATACAAGCAGCTCGGCAATGTCGTCGTCGTGTCGCCCGATATTGGTGGCGTGGTGCGCGCGCGTGCGCTGGCCAAGCGCTTCGACGCGCAACTCGCCATCGTTGACAAGCGCCGCGAGCGCCCGGGCGAATCGGAAGTCATGAACATCATCGGCGCGGTCGCCGGCAAGGATTGCCTGCTGATCGACGACATCGTCGATTCCGGCGGCACGCTGTGCAACGCCGCCGATGCGCTCTTGGCCAACGGCGCCACCAGCGTCACCGCCTATATCACCCATGGCGTGCTGTCGGGCGGCGCTGTGGCCCGCATCAGTGGCTCGAAGCTGCAGGAACTGGTGATCACCGATTCCATCCAGCCGACGCAAGGCGTGCTCGACGCGCCGAACATCCGCGTCATCTCGATCGCCGACCTGATGGGCGAAGCGATTTCGCGCACGGCGACCGAGGAATCGGTGTCGAGCCTGTTCGATTAG